One region of Streptomyces capillispiralis genomic DNA includes:
- a CDS encoding tautomerase family protein: MPFANFKVPAGSLDEKQKELIVTRTTELYVEVYGERARNSTMVLVEEVTDGGWGIGGDVLTLAMLQQPAQD; the protein is encoded by the coding sequence ATGCCGTTCGCGAACTTCAAGGTCCCTGCCGGAAGCCTCGACGAGAAGCAGAAGGAGCTGATCGTCACCCGCACCACCGAGCTGTATGTGGAGGTGTACGGCGAACGGGCCCGGAACAGCACCATGGTCCTGGTCGAGGAGGTCACCGACGGCGGCTGGGGCATCGGCGGCGACGTCCTGACCCTCGCCATGCTCCAACAGCCCGCGCAGGACTGA